One window of the bacterium genome contains the following:
- the pdhA gene encoding pyruvate dehydrogenase (acetyl-transferring) E1 component subunit alpha, with protein sequence MRTREDCLDILRQMIRIRRFEERCAELYTEAKIRGFLHLYIGEEAVASGVIPLLGPEDAIVATYREHGHILVRGTPMDAVMAEMFGKIEGCSKGRGGSMHLYDAQRRFYGGNAIVGGGLPLSVGLALADRMQGRKNVTACFFGEGAVAEGEFHESMNLAALWKLPVLFVCENNLYAMGTHIARSESELDLELKARSYRVEAETVDGMDPLAVADAAEKAIRIVRGEVRPYFLECRTYRFRSHSMFDPDLYRDRKEVEEWKKKDPLPAFEAFLKGQGWLDEGLSASMKRAIDAEVEASVRYAEEGTLEPLEDLTRDVVTPHITG encoded by the coding sequence ATGAGGACGCGCGAGGACTGCCTGGACATCCTCCGGCAGATGATCCGCATCCGGCGCTTCGAGGAGCGCTGCGCCGAGCTCTACACGGAGGCCAAGATCCGCGGCTTTCTCCACCTTTATATAGGCGAAGAGGCCGTCGCCTCCGGCGTCATCCCCCTCCTCGGGCCCGAGGACGCGATCGTCGCCACGTACCGCGAGCACGGCCACATCCTCGTGCGCGGGACGCCCATGGACGCCGTCATGGCCGAGATGTTCGGCAAGATCGAGGGCTGCAGCAAGGGACGGGGCGGGTCGATGCACCTCTACGACGCCCAGCGGCGATTCTACGGAGGGAACGCCATCGTGGGCGGCGGGCTTCCGCTCTCGGTGGGACTGGCCCTCGCCGACCGGATGCAGGGGCGGAAGAACGTGACCGCCTGTTTTTTCGGCGAAGGCGCCGTCGCGGAGGGCGAGTTCCACGAGTCGATGAACCTCGCCGCGCTCTGGAAACTACCGGTCCTCTTCGTCTGCGAGAACAACCTCTACGCGATGGGGACGCACATCGCCCGCTCCGAGTCGGAGCTCGACTTGGAGCTCAAGGCGCGGAGTTACCGCGTCGAGGCGGAGACGGTCGACGGCATGGACCCCCTCGCCGTGGCCGACGCCGCGGAGAAGGCGATCCGCATCGTCCGCGGGGAGGTCCGCCCGTATTTTCTGGAATGCCGCACCTACCGGTTCCGCTCCCATTCGATGTTCGACCCCGACCTGTACCGGGACAGGAAGGAGGTCGAGGAGTGGAAGAAGAAGGACCCCCTGCCGGCCTTCGAGGCCTTTCTCAAGGGCCAGGGCTGGCTCGATGAGGGTTTGTCCGCCTCGATGAAACGCGCGATCGACGCGGAGGTCGAGGCCTCGGTCCGCTACGCCGAGGAAGGGACCCTCGAACCCCTGGAGGATTTGACCCGTGACGTCGTCACGCCCCACATCACCGGCTAG